In Natrinema amylolyticum, the following are encoded in one genomic region:
- a CDS encoding MBL fold metallo-hydrolase, protein MRETQTHTIAPGIHRIETVIDDKRHGYHVLEGADGPIVVDPGVVDAPTTIYRPFLEERGWSLEDVSLAVITHADADHHGGAHELREHAPSVTFAAHDADAPLMESVDRIMDDRYGMFADEHGLTYDEDTQAWLEGMMGPDERIDLRLRGGERLALADRELRILHTPGHTRGHLALHDPEYDVVIGGDAIFGRGVFTVDGDYIQPPPYYRYPEYRETIELLRALSPDALSLTHYEVFEGDAVERFVDESLAFASELDALALDLVDEHGPITLERAIDAVVDRRGSYGLDVDLAYPLSGHLDAHVDRGTVTRTTTDGVVAWQRA, encoded by the coding sequence ATGAGAGAGACACAGACGCACACGATCGCGCCCGGAATCCATCGAATCGAGACCGTCATCGACGACAAACGCCACGGCTACCACGTCCTCGAGGGAGCAGACGGTCCGATCGTCGTCGACCCCGGCGTCGTCGACGCGCCGACGACGATCTATCGCCCGTTCCTCGAGGAGCGGGGCTGGTCGCTCGAGGACGTGTCCCTCGCCGTGATCACCCACGCGGACGCCGACCATCACGGCGGGGCTCACGAGCTCCGCGAGCACGCGCCCTCGGTCACGTTCGCCGCTCACGATGCGGACGCGCCCCTGATGGAGAGCGTCGACCGAATCATGGACGACCGGTACGGGATGTTCGCCGACGAGCACGGTCTTACGTACGACGAGGACACCCAAGCGTGGCTCGAGGGAATGATGGGACCCGACGAACGGATCGATCTGCGACTCCGCGGCGGCGAACGGCTGGCGCTCGCGGATCGCGAACTCCGGATCCTGCACACGCCCGGCCACACGCGCGGCCACCTCGCGCTCCACGATCCCGAATACGACGTCGTGATCGGCGGCGACGCGATCTTCGGTCGCGGCGTGTTCACGGTCGACGGCGACTACATCCAGCCGCCGCCGTACTACCGCTATCCGGAGTACAGAGAGACGATCGAACTGCTCCGCGCGCTCTCACCGGACGCGCTCTCGCTGACCCACTACGAGGTCTTCGAGGGCGACGCCGTCGAGCGCTTCGTCGACGAATCGCTGGCCTTCGCGTCGGAACTGGACGCGCTGGCGCTGGACCTCGTCGACGAGCACGGACCGATCACTCTCGAACGAGCCATCGACGCGGTCGTCGACCGACGCGGCAGCTACGGACTCGACGTTGACCTCGCGTACCCGCTGTCGGGGCACCTCGACGCGCACGTCGATCGCGGCACCGTAACGCGAACGACGACCGACGGCGTCGTCGCGTGGCAGCGGGCGTGA
- a CDS encoding IclR family transcriptional regulator, whose protein sequence is MGKRANNPVKSVVTTFDILQTLRRLDGAGVTELSNELDLPKSSVYNYLSTLEQEEYVVKEDGQYDIGLRFLDLGRYVRQRDDLYETARPEMESIAEETDELVNLLVEEHGQGVYVCRVRGDQAVNVAARTGHRVPLHNTGLGKAILAYLPEDRVNEIVDDHGMSADTDHSITDRDELKAELAEIRDRGVAFDREERIGGLCCVAVPILDLDDRPIGALSVAGPTSRMKGERFESELPELLESAANVIELNLTYS, encoded by the coding sequence ATGGGCAAGCGAGCGAACAATCCAGTCAAGTCGGTGGTCACGACGTTCGACATCCTCCAGACGCTGCGTCGGCTCGACGGGGCCGGCGTCACCGAACTGTCGAACGAACTCGATCTCCCGAAGAGTAGCGTCTACAACTACCTCAGCACGCTCGAGCAAGAGGAGTACGTGGTCAAAGAGGACGGTCAGTACGACATCGGACTCCGCTTTCTCGATCTCGGGCGATACGTGCGCCAGCGCGATGACCTCTACGAGACGGCCCGTCCGGAGATGGAGTCGATCGCCGAGGAGACCGACGAACTCGTCAATTTACTCGTCGAGGAACACGGTCAGGGGGTCTACGTCTGCCGAGTACGCGGTGATCAAGCGGTCAACGTCGCCGCGAGAACCGGCCACCGGGTCCCGCTGCACAACACGGGCCTCGGCAAGGCGATCCTCGCGTATCTGCCCGAGGACCGCGTCAACGAAATCGTCGACGACCACGGGATGTCGGCCGACACCGACCACTCGATCACTGATCGCGACGAACTCAAGGCCGAACTCGCGGAGATCAGAGATCGCGGCGTCGCGTTCGATCGGGAGGAGCGGATCGGCGGCCTCTGCTGTGTCGCCGTGCCGATTCTGGACCTCGACGATCGACCGATCGGTGCGCTCAGCGTGGCCGGACCGACGAGTCGCATGAAGGGGGAGCGGTTCGAATCCGAACTCCCCGAACTTCTCGAGAGCGCGGCGAACGTTATCGAGTTGAATCTCACCTACTCCTGA
- a CDS encoding aldehyde dehydrogenase family protein: protein MADQRLNYVSGEWTESHTGETFETTDPASPEEVIATYPESDAEDTERAIEAARDASDEWGSTPGPERGRILAKTGSLLDERKDELTELLVREEGKTRSEAGGEVQRAIDIFHYYGSKASDIGGTVKSSSARDTNLYTKNEPLGVAGLITPWNYPIAIPAWKIAPALAAGNAVVIKPATLAPGVVHEMASALEEAGLPDGVINVVTGPGSEVGSTIASHEGVDAVSFTGSTAVGNTVYDTATEDGKRVQLEMGGKNPTVVSDTADAEEAAQIVADGAFGVTGQACTAASRAIVHEDVYDEFVDAVVDRAASIDHGHGLDDPGMGPHVSESELESTLEYVDIAQDEGATLEFGGEALDREGYFVEPAVFSDVDPEMRIAREEVFGPVLAIIPVSDYDEALRVANDVDYGLSASVVTDDHSEANRFVDEIEAGVVKINEKTTGLELHVPFGGMKDSSSETYREQGDAGLDFYSISKTVYDNY, encoded by the coding sequence ATGGCAGACCAGCGGCTGAACTACGTGAGCGGCGAGTGGACCGAATCGCACACCGGTGAAACGTTCGAGACGACCGATCCCGCGAGCCCCGAGGAGGTCATCGCGACCTATCCGGAGTCCGACGCCGAGGACACCGAGCGAGCGATCGAAGCAGCACGCGACGCGAGCGACGAGTGGGGATCGACCCCCGGTCCCGAGCGCGGCCGGATCCTCGCGAAGACCGGCTCGCTCCTCGACGAGCGCAAGGACGAACTGACCGAACTCCTCGTCCGGGAAGAGGGCAAGACCCGGAGCGAGGCCGGCGGCGAGGTACAGCGGGCCATCGACATCTTCCATTACTACGGCTCGAAGGCCAGCGACATCGGCGGCACGGTCAAGAGCTCGAGCGCTCGAGACACGAACCTCTACACGAAAAACGAACCTCTCGGCGTCGCGGGCCTGATCACGCCGTGGAACTACCCCATCGCTATCCCGGCCTGGAAGATCGCCCCCGCGCTCGCCGCGGGCAACGCGGTCGTCATCAAGCCCGCCACGCTCGCGCCCGGCGTCGTCCACGAGATGGCGAGCGCGCTCGAGGAGGCCGGTCTGCCGGACGGCGTCATCAACGTCGTCACCGGGCCCGGCAGCGAGGTCGGCAGCACGATCGCCAGTCACGAGGGCGTCGACGCCGTCTCCTTCACCGGCAGCACGGCGGTCGGTAACACCGTCTACGACACCGCGACCGAGGACGGCAAGCGCGTCCAGCTCGAGATGGGCGGAAAGAACCCGACGGTCGTCAGCGACACGGCGGACGCCGAGGAGGCGGCCCAGATCGTCGCCGACGGCGCGTTCGGCGTGACCGGGCAGGCGTGTACGGCCGCCTCCCGCGCCATCGTTCACGAGGACGTCTACGACGAATTCGTCGACGCCGTCGTCGACCGCGCCGCCTCGATCGACCACGGTCACGGACTCGACGACCCCGGCATGGGGCCCCACGTCAGCGAGTCGGAACTCGAGAGCACGCTCGAGTACGTCGACATCGCTCAGGACGAGGGTGCGACCCTCGAGTTCGGCGGTGAGGCGCTCGACCGCGAGGGCTACTTCGTCGAGCCCGCGGTCTTCTCGGACGTCGACCCCGAGATGCGCATCGCTCGGGAGGAAGTCTTCGGACCGGTGCTCGCGATCATCCCCGTCAGCGACTACGACGAGGCGCTCCGCGTCGCCAACGACGTTGACTACGGACTCTCCGCCAGCGTCGTCACCGACGATCACAGCGAAGCGAACCGCTTCGTCGACGAGATCGAAGCCGGCGTCGTGAAGATCAACGAGAAGACCACCGGTCTCGAACTCCACGTCCCCTTCGGCGGCATGAAGGACTCCTCGAGCGAGACCTACCGCGAGCAGGGCGACGCCGGGCTGGACTTCTACAGCATCAGCAAGACGGTCTACGACAACTACTGA
- a CDS encoding mandelate racemase/muconate lactonizing enzyme family protein, which translates to MSMDYRQLSDPNAEYTMRDLSAETMGVSNSRGPRDVEITDVQTTIVDGNYPWTLVRVYTDAGLVGNGESYWGAGDREIIERMAPFLEGENPLDIDRLYEHLVQKLSGEGSIAGKAISAISGIELALHDVAGKILDVPAYQLIGGKYRDEMRMYCDCHTEDEADPDACADEAERVVEDLGYDALKFDLDVPSGHEKDRANRHLRGPEIEHKAEIVEKVTERIGDRADVAFDCHWSFSSGSAHRLAERLEDYDVWWLEDPIPPENHDVQEEVTKRTSTPITVGENVYRNHGNRRLLENQAADIIAPDVPRVGGMRQTRKIADLADMYYVPVAMHNVSSPIGTMASIHVGAAIPNSLAVEYHSYELGWWSDLVEEDIIHEGYAEVPEKPGLGLTLDFDAVEEHLADGAEMFDEA; encoded by the coding sequence CTGTCGATGGATTACAGACAGCTGTCCGACCCGAACGCAGAGTATACGATGCGCGACCTCTCCGCGGAGACGATGGGCGTTTCGAACTCCCGCGGGCCGCGCGACGTCGAGATCACGGACGTCCAGACCACGATCGTCGACGGCAACTACCCCTGGACGCTGGTCCGCGTCTACACCGACGCGGGCCTCGTCGGCAACGGCGAGTCCTACTGGGGCGCCGGCGACCGCGAGATCATCGAGCGGATGGCACCCTTCCTCGAGGGAGAGAACCCGCTCGATATCGATCGCCTCTACGAGCATCTCGTCCAGAAGCTCTCCGGTGAGGGGTCGATCGCCGGGAAGGCGATTTCGGCGATTTCCGGGATCGAGCTCGCACTGCACGACGTCGCCGGGAAGATTCTGGATGTCCCGGCCTACCAGCTCATCGGTGGCAAGTACCGCGACGAGATGCGGATGTACTGCGACTGCCACACCGAGGACGAGGCCGACCCCGACGCCTGCGCCGACGAGGCCGAGCGCGTCGTCGAGGATCTGGGCTACGACGCGCTGAAGTTCGACCTCGACGTCCCCTCGGGCCACGAGAAAGACCGCGCGAACCGTCACCTCCGGGGCCCCGAGATCGAACACAAGGCCGAAATCGTCGAGAAAGTCACCGAGCGCATCGGCGACCGCGCCGACGTCGCATTCGACTGCCACTGGTCGTTCAGTTCCGGCAGCGCACACCGCCTCGCCGAGCGCTTAGAGGACTACGACGTCTGGTGGCTCGAGGACCCGATCCCGCCGGAGAACCACGACGTCCAGGAGGAGGTCACCAAGCGGACCTCGACGCCGATCACCGTCGGCGAGAACGTCTACCGCAACCACGGCAACCGTCGCCTCCTCGAGAACCAGGCCGCCGACATCATCGCGCCGGACGTCCCCCGCGTCGGTGGGATGCGCCAGACCCGGAAGATCGCGGATCTGGCGGACATGTACTACGTGCCGGTCGCGATGCACAACGTCTCCTCGCCGATCGGCACGATGGCCAGCATCCACGTCGGCGCGGCGATTCCGAACTCGCTGGCGGTGGAGTACCACTCCTACGAACTGGGCTGGTGGTCGGACCTCGTCGAAGAGGACATCATCCACGAAGGCTACGCGGAAGTGCCGGAAAAACCGGGGCTGGGCCTCACGCTCGACTTCGACGCCGTCGAGGAGCACCTGGCCGACGGTGCCGAGATGTTCGACGAAGCGTGA
- a CDS encoding SDR family NAD(P)-dependent oxidoreductase, with product MVDYQHSPVTVSGKRAVVIGGTSGIGQAIALGFAEEGADVIATSRDETKVAETAAEIEDRGVETARVTCDVTESDSLERVRETAVDELGGVDIVVASQGAISRESVRDISDEDWDFVTDVALDGVRRVTQAFAPAMEEGGSIINISSLTARLSMANLPAYTAAKGGVEAFTRASAKELAPDIRVNAIAPGFVITPQNADTYAEGTEKRERIDERTPLGRVAEREEIVGAAIYLGSDASSFVTGEIVTIDGGFADSAF from the coding sequence ATGGTCGATTACCAACACAGTCCAGTGACCGTCAGTGGCAAACGAGCCGTCGTGATCGGCGGGACCAGCGGTATCGGACAGGCGATCGCCCTCGGCTTCGCCGAGGAGGGAGCCGACGTCATCGCGACGAGCCGAGACGAGACGAAAGTCGCCGAGACCGCAGCGGAGATCGAAGACCGAGGGGTCGAGACGGCGCGAGTCACCTGCGACGTGACCGAATCCGACTCGCTCGAGCGCGTCCGCGAGACGGCCGTCGACGAACTCGGCGGCGTCGATATCGTCGTCGCGTCGCAGGGAGCGATCTCACGGGAGTCAGTTCGGGACATCTCCGACGAGGACTGGGACTTCGTCACCGACGTCGCGTTGGACGGCGTCCGCCGCGTGACCCAAGCCTTCGCGCCGGCGATGGAGGAGGGCGGTTCGATCATCAACATCTCCTCGCTGACGGCGCGGCTCTCGATGGCGAACCTGCCGGCCTACACCGCGGCGAAAGGCGGCGTCGAGGCCTTCACCCGCGCGTCCGCGAAGGAACTCGCGCCCGATATCAGGGTCAACGCGATCGCGCCTGGCTTCGTCATCACGCCCCAGAACGCGGACACGTACGCCGAGGGAACCGAGAAGCGCGAGCGCATCGACGAACGAACCCCGCTCGGCCGCGTCGCCGAGCGCGAGGAGATCGTCGGCGCGGCGATCTACCTCGGCAGCGACGCTAGCTCGTTCGTGACCGGCGAGATCGTCACGATCGACGGCGGCTTCGCGGACAGCGCGTTCTGA
- a CDS encoding zinc-dependent alcohol dehydrogenase, whose translation MRGLAKTSRSQGAMELVDRDRPEPGPDEALIEVDYAGLCGSDAGIYEFESAFERMELPTVIGHEYSGRVVEVGDAVTKFSVGDRVVERPIRGCGDCYQCEIGESNVCQNSVITGVDHDGAYEPYIAVPEDALHPVPDSVEQQHAAMVEPTSIAARAVIQNSRVRAGTRVLVEGPGPIGLLTAQVARAQGGEVVVSGVGPDADYRLPLAEELGFETINVADDDLDAVRDELTDGIGYDVVFDTTGHPSGLPSAVDEVRKGGQIVLIGQTGETTMPYSPLVRAEIDLQCSYASKYEDFENALRLIDTGDVDAETFIDDRFSLLDADEAFETFVSGGTCKPVFDVSVLRD comes from the coding sequence ATGCGTGGATTAGCCAAGACTAGTCGAAGCCAGGGAGCCATGGAACTCGTCGATCGCGACCGGCCGGAGCCGGGGCCGGACGAGGCGCTGATCGAAGTCGATTACGCGGGTCTCTGTGGCAGCGACGCGGGTATCTACGAGTTCGAATCGGCGTTCGAGCGGATGGAGCTTCCGACCGTCATCGGCCACGAGTACTCGGGTCGCGTCGTCGAGGTCGGCGACGCCGTGACGAAGTTCTCGGTCGGCGACCGCGTCGTCGAGCGGCCGATCCGCGGCTGTGGCGACTGCTACCAGTGCGAAATCGGCGAATCGAACGTCTGCCAGAACTCGGTCATCACGGGCGTGGACCACGACGGCGCCTACGAGCCCTATATCGCCGTCCCCGAGGATGCGCTTCACCCCGTCCCAGACAGCGTCGAACAGCAACACGCGGCCATGGTCGAACCGACCAGCATCGCCGCGCGAGCGGTCATCCAGAACTCTCGCGTGCGCGCTGGCACGCGAGTCCTCGTCGAGGGGCCCGGCCCGATCGGGCTCCTCACCGCCCAGGTCGCCCGCGCACAGGGCGGCGAGGTCGTCGTCAGCGGCGTCGGCCCGGACGCCGACTACCGCCTCCCGCTCGCCGAAGAGCTCGGGTTCGAGACGATCAACGTGGCCGACGACGATCTCGACGCCGTCCGCGACGAACTGACCGACGGCATCGGCTACGACGTCGTCTTCGACACGACGGGTCACCCGTCGGGGCTGCCGTCAGCCGTCGACGAGGTCCGGAAGGGCGGCCAGATCGTCCTCATCGGACAGACCGGCGAGACGACGATGCCCTACTCGCCGCTCGTCCGCGCGGAGATCGACCTGCAGTGTTCCTACGCGTCGAAGTACGAGGACTTCGAGAACGCGCTGCGCTTGATCGACACGGGCGACGTCGACGCCGAGACGTTCATCGACGACCGGTTCTCGCTGTTGGACGCCGACGAAGCCTTCGAGACGTTCGTCAGCGGCGGCACCTGTAAGCCGGTCTTCGACGTCTCGGTCCTGCGCGACTGA